gaaaaaaaatctagttCCAAAAATTGTAGACACCTATTCGAATAAGTGAAACGGTGGTGTGACGATTCATTGATTTGATAGTCATTAAGGAGCAGAATGAAAAACAGGTGCGGCGCCGTCGCCTACCTGGAATATCCGATCTTTTAAGCTTTTGCGTTTATCTTTGTAGAGTAGAAAATTCAGAAGAGTTTCGATAATggcaaaacaaattattatcattactattatGGTAGaagttaaagaatttaaacaaGAATTGTCAATATCCGAGAAGATaacaagtttttattaatcgtTGAACGTGCGATATCGTCGTTGGACGATCGACTAGGAAATTCGCTGTAGTTGGCTTCGCGATGGTCTATGTTTAAgctcaaaatataatgtttgtttgaaaaatagtttGTGGGTCAACCGCAGCCTATACAACTAAATATGCAAATGAATACATGTAAACATTCAATTAGACTACAAAGTCCAATTATTGCACAAGCACGTACACGTAGTAATTATTGCGATGATCAACAAGTGAATATTGTAATGGAcaatataaaacgaaaaagctgatttaaacatttatgcaCACCAGGTTTATttacactaatataatatttaatatttattatattacttcattattacattaacaaAGTCGTTACAAATTACTcaggataaaataaataaatataataaacaattaaccaAGGACACCGAAATGTAAGTACATcgaaaagtttataatattatgcaattatattacaataattattctatgtGTACATTATCGTACCTCAACATCTAAAATGGACTTTTaccgaaaaatatattttactaccaCCCATCGTGACTGCAATGTATTTTACTTAAGTACTACTGTTGTTTTGgtataatttgtgtattattttttaaacgaacaaacataatactatatatttctttacttTAGTGTCTCATTCGCTCCCAATGACTTGTTTCGAAGTATTATATTCGTATCCGGGTATCCCCTTCGTTTCAAATCCCTGAGCACGTCCCCATATGACGAGCCTGAGgggaatttataaacaatgtttttattttttggtatgaGGTGGGGTCGGAAATAATTTGACTGATTTTCAAGCCTAGGCTTATATGTTAGAGCACATGATGTTTCAAGTGGGATGTATATATGcgttaaatcatattatactgtagCGGACTAAATctcatataatgtttattgtgaTATAACATCGAAACTTTACGGAAGaccatttaacaaaaaaagttttatcatTACAGGACACTCTttaaatggaataaaaaatccgagtaattgaaaattttgtgtataggtactaatcctaaatcagaatttaaattaattgatttaaatgctAAGTAtgtttagtgtataatataatacattacacaCAATATTCTATTGACGGGCGTAAATATCGCTGCTCTAACGTCTAAGTCAATGTACGAAatctaactaaaataaaagtttgtgataaaattcttattttatagtaaatatcaaGCACTCTACAATATAGACAAAAATTGTTTGctcaataatacaaaaatagtaaCGTAACACGTCTCGCCtccctattaaatattataacatagtaaaataataactatccaAGCCTGAATACCTTTTGTGTTTACgactatgtaattaataataatatattactgcaTAGACTACATTATAACTAAAGCTAATAATTGTTAGTATACTAACGTACATAATACGTTTAATGTGTAAAATGGCGGAgacgcaatataatatttatggaaacctacaaaaatattataaaactataaacatgcgcattttattttcctttgggttattttaaatactcagttattttttgaaagtgaaacattcataacaattattgtaaccatataatataatattaaaacattttaacaaagcCATTTCAGTACActctttttgatttatatgatTTCGTTATGACTATACATTTGGTTCAATAACGTTTAGGtacgtacaaaaaaaaaatcgtttttaacgcttcgtaaactttaaaaaatatgtattatttaaaatgcatgcattttataaaaatatatataataacatacttaCATATATAGCATACGATCTAATAGCAGATTCAATAAGTGCCCACGCGTGTTGATTAATGGATTTCCATTGGGGTGTTATGTTAGCATAAAAAAACGTTCCCAGTTGCttataattttcagaaaaatcgGAATTGCTAGCTAAATATCCTTCAGTTAAAAATGATGAATCAGTAATCGCATCttcattgttatatatatatttaaatagagcTGCTTGATGTTcctatatacaaacataaaataatatttttttaaataataatatacctattaccttaCACAGGTTCAAATCATTATGTTGACGCTTTGTACAgtattggtttattattttgccaTTCTggttcatatttttactagaaatacaaaagttaaaaattgtattattctcGTAAATAGACTcgcaaacaattttgttttatagcatttattttcaacaaactaTACTCTCAATAGGTAACGCCCTTTTTGAAacaggtatttaaaattatggtaacaatattaagttaatacttaatagtttgCTAGGTATATTCACTGTAtggtaattacaatttattctaTCTCTTTCAgtggttaaataaaaaataaaaacattaaattaattgttaaatcaaaaaattaataataaaaaaaacatagtttttgtagtttacaaatattttagtatctataaaaactaaagaatTTATCTCACAttacttttgtaaaaaaacattctATATTTTCAggatacaaatgtatattctGTGTCACAAGTGGTGGTATAATCACACTATCAAACTGCTTAAGAGAGATTCCATCGATTTCAAATTTTacgtatattgtttttaataataactcatCATAACAAATTTCCAAATCCACAATGCCACCGTTTctcttaacttttaataacgaataattatttaagcattttttatttatattcactaGTGCTGAGAGGACACCATTAATTGTTGGTTTTTCACGATTCACAGTAAATGGATCACCTGAAATGTATACAcacaatcaaatattattttataaattgagttTAATATACAGCTAACGGGCCCAACACACAAAATACACATACCACCAACTACAACGTATACAGAATaattgcatatatattatataagtatgatatatatatatatatatatatatatatacacttaactaaaataaataaatatattttaatattgttaaactgTCAAATTTCCTgagtcatattatatcattttctcATAACAATAAGTATTGTACTAAAAAGATTATAGATAGTCtaaccatttatatatatatatacatatatatttctacGGAAAGCAAACTGCCCAAAACagatctttaaataaaaataaaatctgctCTTGACGGATTTTTTGGGGTCTAGGTTTAATCGTTTTTTCACACATTGTGCACTCTTCAAGTAAAACAAACCGTttctaacattaaataaaaagctaattcatacaaaaaaaattagattaatctatataaaaaaaaggttaaataAAGGTAACAATGAGTTTAAAAAAgttctcatttaaaaaaaaaaaaattctatagttataaacttaaaatacaacTGCAGTCaacaatcaaatattaatatcataatttatttggcaatgattaaaaaaaaatcgaggtgaaaaaaattttataaaagattctaagaaatagaaaatttaaaaatgcagtAAAGTTATCTCCTGGGGAATgtcatataattacaaattactattattatattttaataaatttaattttcaaaaattttacttgGGACATAGAGAAAATATACCTTAGCCTGTTCAgatatattaaaagaatatcaGGGAACAcagttttaacttatttttaaaaacatgccACTACTTATCTTTCTTTAAcgttaatcaataataatgtaaaaacataatgCTATaggcaaacatttttaagtatcaaataatttaaaaataaacttttaatgatcttatgttttttttttttaatcatttaattattttaattattaatatccataaagcatattatataaatatttttttaaatactttttaagcaATGTGACACACGTGTTATAAGTACCTGCTTTGCATAATTTTGGAATGAATTTGATGTGATTAGATATTGTGattgtgaaaatattaaaaatgaataatattaaaaacttcatatttatataatcaataacataattcccatattattatatcatcttACTGAGACttaaaataacgaaatattattttttaaaacatattactattacacaatgtacataataactgAACTcaggtttaatttaaaagcataTAATATGAGTTATGGTTTATGACAAATGGCGatgttattttctattatatatagttcacTCCcagctaaataaaatttatgtttttttttttttacaattgtcACTTGTTAAACATCTGtggcttaaataaatatgtttgtttttttttccatggagtttaaacattttaacgtttgattttttctcatccaatattattgtatcgatTTTctgttctataaaaaaatcatttaattattgagtCAAGAGTGATATTACACTATTaccacaattttttaatattatggtttcgtttaatactaatgaataattaaatttttacttgatagttacaataatttttatagtaaaaaattgttttgttctaCAAGCTATTAGTCAAATgtcaagtattttataaatgtgtagtTATATGCGTCGGTAAAATGAATGTttacataaatgaaaaaaaagcttataaaaaccaatatgaacattgaacagagataaacatttttatgagtaTTTCTTAAATGAGCACAATTTCGCTTAATatgttaaagtatttaaaaatgtgtatatttgttaaattaaattcctctttaataaaaccaaattacaatttttttaattaaagatattacaataatttgtactattgtctattggaaataaaactatacagtGTTTGATGATAAcaacacaattatatattgttctaAATTTTGTAATACGATGGtggataaaatatgatttgaaattcgacaaaaaatatacagacTACCTAAAGTATAgacaaattaagttttaatgatTTGAAGAGACGCAAAACCTTGGGTAGTACATTCAacgttaactattttaaatatattaaataatttaattaaatttaacggaTGTGTAagtgaacttaaaaaaataataaaaataaaggtcatatacctatattgataTAGAGTGAacattattttggaaaatgtttcaagagaaaaaaatgtataacaaatgaataaataccCTAATTAAATCGTTAAACTGTACGTACAATGATAAGTATGTGGATTTAATATTGGTTATTAGTAATCGtgttttatgtacctatatatcatacttagattaaattgatttttacatgaatactttaattttgttaaataaacctttttcgatataatatctggaagaaataaataattaattatgaatctGATGAACTGCAAATAGACGAAAATTTTACGATTACAGTTTTACTCATTTACTcgtatatgataattatattacacataatatgacGAAATAAGTACCTTCAACTCAGTGCAAGCATaccatttttactataaactaGAAAGCCAATTAATTTGTTCGTATTGTTCGTAATGatgttatactatttatttaagtatttttgtaatttacccACGTCGACATTAAATCAATGACGGtatgtgtataggtataatatagtaatatagttttaatagcaTAGACGCATgtagtgttataaattaatccaGCCAACTCAAATGTTAAGAATTATTCGGATTTTTGTTgggatatttttatactatctataactaggtaacttaaaaaataaaatttcgtttttctgtaaattaaatatacctaccacTGAATGAATTGTCATACAATCCGTTTACGGTCCGACGTATGTCATGTATACATGACCGCGATATGCTGAAGAGCCATAACAACCTTTctcacgttatattatatccgaaatacataaaaaaaaaatatgaatattgaaaaaaaataaaaacatagacAGTTTGACAAAATAACCAgggatttaattaaaatataagtatcatttttacatacctatttaaaacgtATTGCTACTTGTACTAGCTACGTATATGCTACTTAAAATCTCATACtttcataaacaaatattcaacttaaataacatttttacgtataataacaaatacattcaaataacACTTTAGAAggttcctatataatattattaatcatttctatctaaaaataaaacatttttcatttttaagacTTAAATACCTCTACAAATTATCAGAATTAAGTGTAGGTATCTAATACGCATGAATGAATTCTAAATTACATTCTAAATGatcttagtaaataaaattaatcatttcaaTTACCTagcttttttttcaatgagacttatataatataatattatattaatgattattattatttaaaacatatttaaattatttgtaaataggtattaaactttttataaatttatatttgatatcaacgcatattttttctataatttttataatatgttaatattattttttatttaacttaaagaaataattaatattgttttatttttggattcTAAGCAAAGTGATTGGTACCTAATGGTacttaggtatacatttttcttataattattctaagatcaaattttaaaacgaaattctttatttttttttttttttgtaaaatgtaacaatatattgtttaatgaattgaaaataaaataagttacaattaaatttaataaatacttaatacaatcGAATGAATACCAACGCAATCAAAtgcaaacaaaaatacaaactttagtggaaataataatacaaattacaaaatacgaCAATCGAGGTCTTaacaaaactttaattaatgCCATCTGATGACAGGTATATTACAGGTTTAtttctgtataaataatatattattcagtctgcctcataaattattaaaaatcgtcCAAATGTTTCATTAtccttacatattatattactttgatatgttatacctaatacatacatttggCCTTATTGAAGATGTCTACGATTTTCCAAAATGGATATTTCagtcatatttttcaatactaaGACACATTGCACTTCACCGTCGTCACAACACGATACATAGCAAAGGACCTCCCAAGTGATGTGTCAGggaaaaatcaatacattgaatttgctttatagtataattttctaattcatATGACTACCTGATAcacgtcgtataatattatatgtttcacGCGTATCAGAAGCACAGGAACAAACgatgatatttttcattttatattttatttacatgataatattgtgaCGAATGAAGTCTATACTGACCtatgtataggtagtataaaaataaatttgatattttcgtttatgatttaaatattaccataactTTGAAGgtaatattacgatattacattttaacattctTAAACTGATAAttctatcaataaattaaaaaataaaataaaaaagtgcatttaaacagtttaaatctccgacaaaaaaatattaattacgtatttaatttgtacagaGATTTAATAGTAtgcttaaaatatgataaacaattaaaataataataaaggtatataATTCCTTTATTACGACAAACATTAGTTGCAGTGacgaaataactatataaaattatcgcaaaattaatttacaatattaaaggataaatgttataatactttatatttttacatgcgTTTCATATactacacaaaataattgtgtaatattattcaatataaatttatcattttttatctctattttttatcaatatagttattactaagAATcgtaaaagatttaaaataaatattactaagtttgaaatatttacttacaatATTCTAACAATTTTCTATAGAACTAAAACGATTCAATTTGTTCCAATAGTTTTTCGATTTACTGAAatcagaaaattttaaattaccacTTAACCCGGAATAAAAATTctctaacaatataatattataacgataaatttcgtttgtatacattaatgtatactatttagttttacttattattcttcgatgataatttttttcaatttatttctttGCGTGGAATTTTTCAAACTATGTACGAATATACCCACAACAAGACTTAAatcttataaacaatttatcacCAACTAATCTACATCCGTTTCTTTTAAGAAGAAGCtgaaatgtaaaattgatttaaatttaaaataaaataatatcaaatgaataaaaataaaaactcatgtatacttttaaattcttttttatgtttgaaaagATTTATTaccctaataaaattatatcacttAAATGTAACGAcagaagatatattttttttttttttggtccaATATTGACATACGTAcacatttaattgaatattcttataacaatttttttaaaaggatTTAATCAATGCCAATATGccttacacaaatatatatacaggtatatttgtgaaattgatttatatttttgaaatgtaaatttatcaatatcaaattaggttttataaaatagtatatatatgtataatatatgtatataatatcttaaattaatttaataatagtataatgcaataatcataaatgaaGCCATTTTTTGAAGActaattcttttattatttttaaaactaattcatttatgaattgtaacttacattttttttaaaaaaataattgtcgcGTTGATGATTGTTTAGATATGTAATACATCCACATTCAACCAGAGTAGTCTAACAAGTCAcctatgaattaaatattaaataatatcctgTTATTCAGTTTGAAGTTCaaactgattttaatttaaattttataaaataagtattcataaaaaatcaaaataaataaattataactatgataataattttagagtatttttttttcattttaagaatgatattaaaaaaatagtcgtTCACTCGATTACGATCAT
The DNA window shown above is from Aphis gossypii isolate Hap1 chromosome 2, ASM2018417v2, whole genome shotgun sequence and carries:
- the LOC114132897 gene encoding uncharacterized protein LOC114132897 yields the protein MKFLILFIFNIFTITISNHIKFIPKLCKAGDPFTVNREKPTINGVLSALVNINKKCLNNYSLLKVKRNGGIVDLEICYDELLLKTIYVKFEIDGISLKQFDSVIIPPLVTQNIHLYPENIECFFTKEHQAALFKYIYNNEDAITDSSFLTEGYLASNSDFSENYKQLGTFFYANITPQWKSINQHAWALIESAIRSYAIYTGRTLEAYAGTHGQALAGGQPLFLTDDGRLPVAAWLWKAVVDRSAGAGIAFVCSNDEPFQEEGTAAARPPCGGPEVCVDGHWDGVATAGKSFCCTLRQLAETFPEAAAALAGVGADVRLLKKPPPPQPPPPTSAESVTAADDDDDYYEDDVDVDEEAAKDD